A stretch of the uncultured Desulfobacter sp. genome encodes the following:
- a CDS encoding N-acyl homoserine lactonase family protein has protein sequence MKLYFFEAGVLKSQKHFFTLNDGVGEQFDVPVPFMLIDHPKGKVLFDTGNALEVVNDKENHWGDILGAYDPVMSEEQWCVNAIEKVGVSAEDIDYVILSHLHLDHAGGVGHFPNARYIVQRDELHFAYVPDPYMKLAYIRKDFDKDVDWYILNGWQDDGFDLFGDGAIKIYFTPGHTPGHQSILVNLPESGPMFFAADACYTGQNLKDGTLPGLMWNAGETVRSVDRMRFFEQSRGVTVVTGHDPEAWKQVKQAPEFYS, from the coding sequence ATGAAGCTTTACTTTTTTGAAGCCGGCGTCCTGAAAAGCCAGAAACATTTTTTCACATTAAATGACGGTGTGGGAGAGCAGTTTGACGTTCCCGTTCCTTTTATGCTCATTGACCATCCCAAAGGCAAGGTCCTGTTTGATACGGGCAATGCCCTGGAAGTGGTAAATGACAAGGAGAACCACTGGGGGGATATCCTGGGTGCCTATGACCCGGTGATGAGTGAAGAACAATGGTGTGTGAACGCCATTGAAAAAGTAGGCGTATCTGCAGAAGATATTGATTATGTGATCCTGTCTCACCTTCATCTTGACCATGCCGGCGGTGTGGGCCATTTCCCCAATGCCAGATATATTGTCCAGCGCGATGAACTTCACTTTGCCTATGTGCCTGATCCCTATATGAAACTTGCGTATATCAGAAAGGATTTTGATAAGGATGTGGACTGGTACATTCTCAATGGCTGGCAGGATGACGGGTTTGACCTGTTCGGCGACGGGGCGATAAAAATCTACTTTACCCCTGGCCACACACCGGGACATCAGTCTATCCTGGTTAATCTGCCCGAAAGCGGTCCCATGTTTTTTGCCGCAGACGCTTGTTATACCGGTCAAAATCTGAAAGACGGCACCCTGCCCGGCCTGATGTGGAACGCCGGAGAAACGGTTCGCTCGGTGGACCGTATGCGTTTTTTTGAACAATCCCGGGGGGTCACGGTGGTAACCGGACATGATCCTGAAGCCTGGAAGCAGGTAAAGCAGGCCCCTGAATTTTATTCATAG
- a CDS encoding sigma 54-interacting transcriptional regulator, translating into MTSSLTISPKMTALIDSMHNPVFVIDESGSLAWCNRPGEQIIGQSRIELLGRQLTDILKKSMLHNILKTGKSESVQKIAIGGKTYVSNRTPILMGKKIVGAMAVLQDISELEHISTELTATRNLSNELTAIIESSFDGIYVTDGEARTIRLNKAYEKLTGLRREELLGRTMHDLVAEGFFNESVTLKVLASRQPESLIQQVRSGKTYMVTGTPVFDKSGEISLVVTNVRDVTELHSLQRRMKNMETLQTQYLAELTRLKNQAQADSKHIIISKKMLDVHALALRLGKVDSTVLIQGESGVGKEVVADIIHSASPRKDKPMMKISCAAIPEQLLESELFGYAEGAFTGAKRSGRAGLFEMADKGTLLLDEIGEMPLGLQAKLLRVVQDKQCARIGSSEPVIVDVRILAATNRDLKQMVTRKEFRKDLFFRLNVVPVHIPPLRERKEAIPGFVQHFLKQLNEKYGYDKYFSPRAMDCLCDYNWPGNVRELENLIERVVVVTHDREISLDSLPASLTQARLSTSYSEYNNTTLRSAMDEFERTIISQVLAEQGSTRKAAQVLGVNQSTICRKAARYGIQCR; encoded by the coding sequence ATGACCTCGTCCCTTACCATATCCCCCAAAATGACAGCGCTGATTGACTCCATGCACAACCCGGTGTTTGTGATTGATGAATCGGGCAGTCTGGCATGGTGCAACCGGCCGGGAGAACAGATTATCGGTCAGTCCAGGATTGAACTGCTCGGCAGGCAGTTGACCGATATCTTAAAAAAATCCATGCTGCACAATATTCTGAAAACCGGCAAATCTGAATCGGTTCAGAAAATTGCCATTGGCGGCAAAACCTATGTGTCCAATCGCACACCCATTCTCATGGGCAAAAAAATTGTCGGGGCCATGGCCGTGCTCCAGGATATCTCCGAGCTGGAACATATTTCAACCGAGCTTACGGCCACCAGGAATCTGAGCAACGAGCTTACCGCCATCATTGAATCCTCCTTTGACGGCATCTATGTCACGGATGGGGAGGCGCGGACCATCCGGCTGAACAAGGCCTATGAAAAACTCACAGGCCTTCGGCGTGAAGAGCTTTTAGGCCGGACCATGCATGATCTTGTGGCCGAAGGTTTTTTCAACGAATCCGTAACCCTGAAGGTACTGGCATCCAGACAACCTGAATCTTTAATTCAGCAGGTGCGGTCCGGAAAAACTTATATGGTTACAGGCACCCCGGTGTTTGATAAATCCGGCGAGATCAGTTTGGTAGTCACCAATGTAAGGGATGTGACCGAATTGCACAGCCTGCAGCGGCGCATGAAAAATATGGAGACTTTGCAAACCCAGTACCTGGCGGAATTGACCCGGCTGAAAAACCAGGCCCAGGCAGACAGCAAGCATATTATCATCTCCAAAAAGATGCTGGATGTCCATGCATTGGCCCTGCGCCTTGGCAAAGTAGATTCCACTGTATTGATCCAGGGAGAATCCGGAGTGGGTAAAGAGGTGGTGGCGGACATCATCCATTCAGCCAGTCCCAGAAAAGATAAACCCATGATGAAAATCAGCTGTGCCGCCATTCCCGAACAGCTGTTGGAATCCGAGCTGTTCGGCTACGCGGAAGGGGCGTTCACCGGGGCAAAAAGATCAGGACGGGCCGGGTTGTTTGAGATGGCGGACAAGGGCACGCTGCTGCTGGACGAGATCGGCGAGATGCCTTTAGGATTGCAGGCCAAGTTGTTGCGGGTGGTCCAGGATAAACAATGTGCGCGCATCGGCAGTAGCGAACCGGTCATTGTGGATGTCCGGATCCTTGCCGCCACCAACCGGGATCTAAAACAGATGGTGACCAGAAAAGAGTTTAGAAAAGATCTATTTTTCAGGCTCAATGTGGTACCGGTTCATATCCCACCCCTTCGCGAACGAAAAGAAGCAATTCCCGGATTTGTTCAGCATTTTCTAAAGCAGCTCAACGAAAAATACGGATATGATAAATATTTTTCCCCCCGGGCCATGGATTGTCTGTGTGACTATAACTGGCCCGGAAATGTCCGGGAACTTGAAAATCTTATCGAAAGGGTGGTGGTGGTCACCCATGACAGGGAGATCTCCCTGGACAGCCTGCCGGCCAGTCTGACCCAGGCCAGGCTTTCGACCAGCTACTCTGAATATAACAACACCACGCTCAGGTCTGCCATGGATGAATTTGAACGAACAATTATCTCCCAGGTGCTTGCCGAACAAGGCAGCACACGAAAGGCCGCTCAGGTGCTCGGGGTCAACCAGTCCACCATTTGCCGCAAAGCGGCACGATACGGCATTCAATGCCGGTAA
- a CDS encoding polyhydroxyalkanoic acid system family protein — protein MADIDINKSHNLELTDARARLEKMAGELRAQYGLKSAWTGNTATLSGTGLKKGKVELTDSAINVQITLGFLAKAMKGTIQEQVNIALDNALS, from the coding sequence ATGGCTGATATTGATATCAACAAATCTCACAACTTAGAATTAACTGACGCCCGGGCGCGTCTTGAAAAAATGGCCGGGGAGCTTCGGGCCCAATACGGCCTTAAAAGCGCATGGACCGGCAACACAGCGACCCTTTCCGGGACCGGATTGAAAAAAGGGAAGGTTGAATTAACTGACAGCGCAATCAACGTTCAGATCACCCTGGGATTTCTCGCCAAAGCCATGAAAGGCACCATCCAAGAGCAGGTAAACATCGCCTTGGATAATGCCCTGTCCTGA
- a CDS encoding dynamin family protein has translation MTDYEKQKKATFSLIEQAKNLAADFKQEEISGRIMEIQKHLLDETLFVVVCGEFKQGKSSLINAFLDEPGLCPVDIDIATNMISTIGYGDIEKISVLTGKRGEEKAKEITRKEIADYGTEQENKGNIKEARLINLEIPNPHLKENLILVDTPGVGGLNADHTELTFAFIPNADAILFVSDAMAPFSAVELDSIQKIYRHCKKIIFVMTKIDSITDYESVLENNKKKLVQVLGIEEEKIVVIPVSSLAKTDYIQSKDAEDLEDSNFTQLEETIWDMINRQKGAMLLMGTLHRIGNELRFLKRPRQAEFESYQKENKAELENQKNEFTKSKERLNDLLEGNAEWRTLLSDGLQDLRRHMTSQFQEGFMKIRHGVNKDLGNPQMIQNPPKMLQKCEYDIDSLMTTLGRNLRQMAQSLHSSIEESSQLDLSNYDTTALSLKKTRSSALVSSTQKDPEGDDVCHKNDLWQNSRTAVRGGLFNFHAGAFVGGLVGVVLGAGVGLLSGGVAIVPGAIIGAKMGAGLGAVGGFASGAKEALEQIKEKDQNKAKQKISGIMNQFLEESQNRLLQTFTDVITQLERSMRDEFSRQLKQEKSSIEEALKRIQHTGTLTRKQAQKKSAEVKVSLNKIDTVLHKLESISNEVLRTTSPEPEKKSSDFGDWANA, from the coding sequence ATGACTGATTATGAAAAACAGAAAAAAGCAACATTTTCACTGATTGAACAGGCGAAGAATTTAGCGGCGGATTTCAAGCAGGAAGAGATATCCGGCCGGATAATGGAAATTCAAAAACATCTGTTGGATGAAACCCTGTTTGTTGTGGTCTGCGGTGAATTTAAACAGGGAAAATCCAGTCTGATTAATGCATTCCTTGATGAGCCCGGCCTGTGTCCTGTTGATATTGATATTGCCACCAACATGATTTCTACTATTGGATATGGGGATATAGAGAAAATATCTGTGTTGACCGGTAAAAGAGGGGAAGAAAAAGCAAAAGAAATCACCAGGAAAGAGATTGCAGATTATGGAACCGAGCAGGAGAATAAAGGCAATATTAAAGAGGCCCGGCTCATTAATCTGGAAATTCCCAATCCTCACCTGAAGGAAAATTTGATTCTGGTGGATACCCCTGGTGTGGGCGGTTTGAATGCAGATCATACAGAGCTCACCTTTGCCTTTATTCCCAATGCAGACGCCATTCTTTTTGTCAGTGATGCAATGGCACCATTCTCTGCAGTTGAACTGGATTCCATTCAAAAAATTTATCGGCATTGCAAAAAGATTATTTTTGTTATGACAAAGATTGACAGCATTACGGATTACGAATCCGTACTTGAAAATAACAAAAAAAAGCTGGTGCAGGTTCTTGGCATAGAAGAAGAGAAAATAGTTGTTATTCCGGTATCATCCCTTGCAAAAACAGATTATATCCAGTCTAAGGATGCCGAAGATCTGGAAGATAGTAATTTTACCCAATTAGAGGAAACCATCTGGGACATGATCAATCGGCAAAAGGGAGCCATGCTTTTAATGGGGACCCTGCATAGGATCGGTAATGAACTCCGGTTTTTAAAACGCCCCCGTCAGGCAGAGTTCGAGAGTTATCAAAAAGAAAATAAAGCTGAACTGGAGAATCAAAAGAACGAATTCACAAAATCAAAAGAGCGGCTCAATGACCTGCTTGAGGGAAATGCCGAATGGAGAACGCTCTTAAGTGACGGGCTCCAGGATTTGAGACGACATATGACCTCTCAATTTCAGGAGGGGTTTATGAAAATTCGGCATGGCGTCAATAAGGATCTCGGCAATCCTCAAATGATACAAAACCCTCCAAAAATGCTGCAAAAGTGCGAATATGATATCGATTCTCTTATGACCACCCTGGGCCGGAACCTCAGACAAATGGCCCAAAGCCTTCACTCTTCAATTGAAGAATCCAGTCAGTTGGATCTTTCCAATTATGACACAACAGCCCTTTCTTTGAAAAAAACAAGATCTTCTGCCCTCGTTTCTTCTACACAAAAAGATCCGGAAGGAGATGACGTATGCCATAAAAATGACTTGTGGCAAAATTCAAGAACTGCGGTCAGAGGTGGGCTGTTTAACTTCCATGCAGGCGCCTTTGTCGGCGGGCTCGTTGGGGTTGTTCTCGGCGCAGGCGTGGGGTTATTGTCCGGTGGCGTTGCCATTGTTCCCGGGGCAATAATCGGGGCCAAGATGGGTGCAGGCCTTGGTGCGGTTGGCGGATTTGCTTCAGGGGCAAAAGAGGCTCTCGAACAGATTAAAGAAAAAGATCAAAACAAGGCAAAACAAAAAATATCCGGCATAATGAATCAATTCCTTGAAGAGAGTCAAAATCGGCTTTTACAAACCTTTACCGATGTTATTACCCAATTGGAACGGTCCATGCGGGATGAGTTTTCCCGTCAGTTGAAACAGGAAAAAAGCAGCATTGAAGAAGCATTGAAAAGGATTCAGCATACCGGTACGCTTACCCGTAAACAGGCGCAAAAAAAATCAGCAGAAGTAAAGGTCTCCCTCAATAAAATAGATACCGTCCTCCATAAGCTTGAATCCATCTCAAATGAGGTTTTACGCACAACATCCCCTGAACCGGAAAAGAAATCCTCGGATTTTGGAGACTGGGCAAATGCATGA
- a CDS encoding acetyl-CoA hydrolase/transferase C-terminal domain-containing protein, producing the protein MNWKDYYREKTVTADQAAGMVKSGDRLVAGHATGSPETLLEVLVANSSHLENVEIVHMVSMGKSLYCQPEHHKAFRHNSLFAGGATRALIAQGKADYIPCFFKDIPGLFTNGMLPVDVAMITVSPPDKSGNVSLGVSVDYTLQAALSAKTVIAEVTPHMPSIPGTSFLHVSQIDAFVETDRHLIAMDPPAIGEVEKNIGANVAELIQDGDCLQLGIGAIPDAVLTFLDGKKDLGIHSEMISDGVMRLAEKGVITCRKKNLHPYKIIITFAMGTPQFYQWLDNNSMVEMYPVDYTNDPFVVAKNDNLVSINSAISVDLLGQVAADTLGTKQFSGVGGQVDFVRGAKASKGGRSIIAIPATAAKGKVSRIVPALAQGQAVTTSRNDVDYVVTEFGIAQLRGKTVRQRAKALIDIAHPDFKDNLMKEFEALYLTTA; encoded by the coding sequence ATGAACTGGAAAGATTATTACCGGGAAAAGACCGTCACAGCTGACCAGGCTGCAGGGATGGTTAAAAGCGGTGACCGCCTGGTGGCCGGTCATGCCACAGGATCGCCCGAAACCCTGCTCGAAGTACTGGTGGCCAACAGCAGCCATCTTGAGAATGTAGAGATCGTTCACATGGTTTCCATGGGCAAAAGCCTGTATTGCCAACCCGAACACCACAAAGCGTTCCGCCACAACTCCCTGTTTGCCGGCGGTGCCACCCGGGCGCTCATTGCCCAGGGAAAGGCCGACTACATCCCTTGTTTTTTTAAAGACATCCCAGGCCTGTTCACAAACGGAATGCTGCCGGTGGATGTTGCCATGATCACTGTTTCCCCGCCTGATAAATCAGGCAATGTCAGCCTTGGCGTTTCAGTGGATTATACGCTCCAGGCAGCATTAAGTGCCAAAACCGTTATTGCCGAAGTGACCCCGCATATGCCCTCAATCCCGGGCACTTCATTTCTACATGTCAGCCAGATTGACGCCTTTGTGGAAACCGACCGGCACCTGATTGCCATGGATCCCCCGGCCATTGGCGAGGTGGAAAAAAATATTGGGGCCAATGTGGCAGAACTGATTCAGGACGGAGATTGCCTTCAACTTGGCATCGGTGCCATCCCCGATGCGGTATTGACGTTTCTGGACGGTAAAAAGGATTTAGGCATTCACTCCGAGATGATCTCGGACGGGGTAATGCGCCTGGCGGAAAAGGGGGTAATCACCTGCCGAAAAAAGAATCTGCATCCCTATAAAATCATCATCACCTTTGCCATGGGGACCCCCCAATTTTACCAGTGGCTGGACAACAACTCCATGGTTGAAATGTATCCGGTGGACTACACCAATGATCCCTTTGTGGTTGCCAAAAACGACAATCTGGTCTCCATAAATTCAGCCATCTCCGTGGATCTGCTCGGCCAGGTGGCCGCAGATACGTTAGGAACCAAGCAGTTCAGCGGCGTGGGCGGCCAAGTGGATTTTGTCCGAGGCGCCAAAGCCTCCAAGGGCGGCAGATCCATCATTGCCATCCCGGCCACGGCAGCCAAAGGCAAAGTATCCCGCATCGTGCCGGCCCTGGCCCAAGGACAGGCCGTGACCACCTCCAGAAATGATGTGGATTATGTTGTGACCGAATTCGGCATTGCCCAGCTCCGTGGAAAAACGGTGAGACAGCGGGCCAAAGCCCTGATTGACATTGCCCATCCTGATTTTAAAGACAATTTAATGAAGGAATTTGAGGCGCTTTATCTTACAACCGCCTAA
- a CDS encoding 4-hydroxyphenylacetate 3-hydroxylase family protein, which translates to MRMNAKQYEESLRKLNLNVYMFGKKIENVVDDPIIRPSMNAVAATYEFSLMPEYEDLLTATSHLTGKTINRFCHIHQNTEDLVKKTKMGRLMGSLTGCCFQRCVGMDAINALSMTTYDIDAKYDTQYYERFNKYLGYVQENDLTCDGAMTDPKGDRSLPPHKQADPDMFMHVVKETDDGIIVRGAKAHQTGAVNSHEIIVMPTISMRQEDADYAISFALPSDAEGITYIMGRQSCDTRKLESGQMDRGNRIYGGHEALVVFDNVFVPWERVFMCREYEFAGQLVEQFASYHRQSYACKAGVGDVLIGAAQVAAEYNGAQKASHIKDKIIEMNHLNETLFCGSVACAAQGHKEPSGTYLVDTLLANVCKQNVTRFPYEIARLAQDIAGGLMVTLPSEEDLRSKEVGPLMEKYFKGNADVPTEDRMKILRLIENLTLGTAAVGYLTESMHGAGSPQAQRIMIARQTNMEAKKKVAKKLCGIDPE; encoded by the coding sequence ATGAGAATGAATGCAAAGCAGTACGAAGAGAGTCTTAGAAAACTGAACCTGAACGTTTATATGTTTGGGAAAAAAATAGAAAATGTGGTGGACGATCCCATCATACGGCCTTCCATGAATGCTGTGGCCGCCACCTACGAATTCTCCTTGATGCCCGAGTATGAAGATCTTTTAACCGCCACATCCCATCTGACCGGAAAAACCATCAACCGGTTCTGCCATATTCACCAGAACACCGAAGACCTTGTAAAAAAGACCAAAATGGGCCGGCTTATGGGCTCTCTTACCGGGTGTTGTTTCCAGCGCTGTGTGGGGATGGACGCTATCAATGCGCTCTCCATGACCACCTATGATATTGATGCCAAATATGACACCCAGTACTATGAACGATTCAACAAATACCTGGGCTATGTCCAGGAAAACGACCTGACCTGTGACGGCGCCATGACCGACCCCAAGGGAGACCGGTCTCTGCCCCCCCACAAACAGGCAGACCCTGACATGTTCATGCACGTGGTTAAAGAAACCGACGACGGGATTATTGTCCGGGGTGCCAAAGCCCATCAGACCGGGGCGGTCAACTCCCATGAAATCATTGTGATGCCCACCATCTCCATGCGCCAGGAAGATGCCGACTACGCCATCTCCTTTGCCCTGCCCAGTGACGCCGAAGGAATCACCTATATTATGGGGCGTCAGTCCTGTGACACAAGAAAATTGGAATCAGGTCAGATGGACCGGGGCAACCGGATCTACGGCGGCCATGAAGCCCTTGTCGTATTTGACAATGTATTTGTTCCCTGGGAACGGGTGTTCATGTGCCGTGAATATGAATTTGCAGGGCAACTGGTGGAACAGTTTGCCTCTTACCATCGCCAAAGCTATGCCTGCAAAGCCGGGGTGGGTGACGTGCTGATTGGTGCAGCCCAGGTAGCAGCCGAATACAACGGTGCCCAGAAAGCCTCCCACATCAAAGACAAAATTATTGAGATGAACCATCTCAACGAAACCTTGTTCTGCGGCTCCGTAGCTTGTGCGGCCCAGGGTCACAAAGAACCCTCGGGCACCTATCTGGTGGATACCCTGCTGGCCAATGTCTGCAAGCAGAACGTGACCCGTTTCCCCTATGAAATTGCACGCCTTGCCCAGGATATTGCAGGCGGCCTGATGGTCACCCTGCCCTCCGAAGAGGATCTTCGTTCCAAAGAAGTAGGGCCGTTGATGGAAAAATATTTTAAAGGCAATGCCGATGTGCCTACCGAAGACCGGATGAAAATTTTGCGTCTCATTGAAAATCTGACATTAGGCACTGCGGCGGTTGGGTATCTGACCGAATCCATGCACGGGGCAGGCTCGCCCCAGGCTCAGCGGATCATGATTGCCCGCCAAACCAATATGGAAGCCAAGAAAAAAGTGGCTAAAAAATTGTGCGGCATTGACCCTGAGTAA
- a CDS encoding Hsp70 family protein: protein MQIGIDFGTFYSSAAIMIGDTIKLVKDPVQHGYSFPSSIFVTEHNDVLIGHAAENQRFKDLTRYRREFKRELGHNVPIVLGEKSFQVEDMVSEVLNRLKIEGELLTETPLKKAVITVPAMYAHYKKELMEKAGQLAGLEVSLLEEPIAAVNYYNWQSGQNTKPLDEEITLAFDFGGGTFDAALVKRNADHHKLLAMPTGLEYCGGLDFDRKIFEDLKSKCSDGLRNALEGQDSNAVKLRFMTAQWCREIKHQLSEVKDAEILIPIGEMESYRLSRDEFNGMIEPMVMEAIYLSSDLVKKAGLTWEGVDQILLVGGSCRVPLIHDLLASYTQRPILQVDDPEFAVCQGAALYGMKVKKTEKTHDVSTPALKSDSGKSSPPDFIDYDELAECILKTLRNIDNSAVEISPTIDPSKLAAVSRTCNVPDTETILGLIDCSGLGRVEDGLVFGKKAIFFHSSVTGTLRYNRFPGSIFKGTENCIILGNKKFDPELYDVDWILDILVTITMYISKMNRTASHEKNNLKNKSEQKQAILSREKILQILKKNKDSRLFISPSIPIITFCDASQRCGVPKDETILGLMDCSFFRFFFRTAANAMFFGEKGIYFHSDNVVYPIHEKNGDKLEYRKVKETGFRTYKNLKTETIILDEGHIEFSNTQRFNAGYASGEVIFQILKDIQDEISTKIEIISRLINCLRLIKLNNDNML, encoded by the coding sequence ATGCAAATAGGTATAGATTTTGGCACATTTTATTCCAGCGCAGCCATTATGATCGGTGATACTATTAAATTGGTAAAGGATCCTGTCCAACATGGCTATTCTTTTCCATCCAGTATTTTTGTCACTGAACACAATGACGTCCTGATCGGGCATGCTGCCGAAAATCAACGGTTCAAAGACTTAACCCGCTACAGACGGGAATTCAAACGGGAGTTGGGGCATAATGTTCCGATTGTTCTGGGTGAAAAAAGTTTCCAGGTAGAAGATATGGTGTCTGAAGTCTTAAACCGTTTGAAAATTGAAGGAGAGCTTCTGACTGAAACGCCTCTCAAAAAGGCTGTCATAACAGTCCCGGCCATGTATGCCCACTATAAAAAAGAGTTAATGGAAAAAGCAGGGCAACTTGCTGGGTTGGAAGTCTCGCTTTTAGAGGAACCCATTGCTGCTGTTAATTATTACAACTGGCAATCGGGGCAAAACACCAAGCCATTGGATGAAGAAATTACTCTTGCATTTGATTTCGGAGGAGGCACCTTTGATGCCGCCCTTGTAAAAAGAAATGCCGATCACCATAAACTGCTGGCTATGCCTACGGGATTAGAGTATTGCGGCGGCCTTGATTTTGACCGCAAAATTTTTGAAGACTTAAAATCCAAATGCAGCGATGGATTGCGAAATGCGCTTGAAGGCCAGGACAGCAATGCGGTGAAATTAAGGTTTATGACGGCCCAATGGTGCCGGGAAATCAAACATCAGCTCAGTGAGGTAAAGGACGCAGAAATTCTGATCCCTATCGGAGAGATGGAAAGTTACCGCCTTAGCCGTGATGAATTTAATGGGATGATCGAACCTATGGTTATGGAAGCTATTTATTTGAGTTCAGATCTCGTTAAAAAGGCCGGGCTTACATGGGAGGGGGTAGACCAGATACTTTTGGTAGGAGGAAGCTGCAGGGTACCCTTAATCCACGATCTTTTGGCATCGTACACACAAAGACCCATTCTCCAGGTGGATGATCCTGAATTTGCCGTATGCCAGGGTGCGGCACTTTATGGGATGAAAGTAAAGAAAACAGAGAAAACCCACGATGTTTCAACACCTGCCCTGAAAAGTGATTCAGGCAAATCCAGCCCCCCTGACTTTATCGATTATGATGAACTGGCAGAATGCATATTAAAAACCTTACGCAACATCGACAATTCTGCTGTTGAGATCAGTCCAACAATCGATCCAAGTAAACTTGCCGCAGTAAGCCGTACTTGCAATGTTCCGGATACGGAAACAATTTTGGGTTTGATCGACTGCTCTGGTTTGGGAAGAGTTGAAGATGGCCTGGTCTTTGGTAAAAAGGCAATTTTTTTCCACAGTTCTGTGACCGGTACGCTTAGATATAATCGTTTTCCTGGCTCTATTTTCAAAGGAACTGAAAATTGTATAATTCTTGGGAATAAAAAATTTGATCCTGAATTATACGATGTTGACTGGATACTAGACATATTAGTGACCATAACAATGTATATTAGTAAAATGAATAGAACTGCATCCCATGAAAAAAACAATCTAAAAAATAAATCAGAACAAAAACAGGCCATCCTTTCCAGAGAAAAAATTTTACAAATCCTTAAAAAAAATAAGGACTCGAGACTCTTTATCAGTCCGAGTATTCCTATCATAACATTTTGCGATGCAAGCCAAAGATGTGGGGTCCCTAAAGATGAAACTATTTTAGGTCTCATGGATTGTTCTTTTTTTAGATTTTTTTTCAGAACTGCTGCTAATGCCATGTTTTTTGGGGAAAAAGGAATTTACTTTCACAGTGACAACGTAGTCTATCCCATTCATGAGAAAAATGGTGATAAGCTGGAGTATAGGAAGGTGAAGGAAACCGGATTCCGGACTTATAAAAATTTAAAAACTGAAACGATTATATTAGATGAAGGACACATTGAATTTTCTAACACTCAACGGTTTAATGCGGGATATGCAAGTGGAGAGGTCATTTTTCAAATTTTAAAAGATATTCAAGACGAGATAAGTACCAAGATTGAAATAATTTCCCGTTTAATAAATTGTTTGAGGTTAATAAAATTAAATAATGACAATATGTTATAG